A genomic region of Synechococcus sp. NOUM97013 contains the following coding sequences:
- a CDS encoding efflux RND transporter permease subunit translates to MAFSDNFIKRPVLTTVCSILIVLMGVIAIPTLPIANLPNIAPPLISVTANYSGANSLVTEQAVTNPIEEQINGVPGASYIASTSNMEGQSIIQVYFDETTDIDINQVNVQNRVSLAMPQLPPQVSNTGVSVQQSTPSILLAYQVSSTEGQYDAAYLNGLVYEELYYPLERVPGVANVNILGGSTPAYWLFVDPDKLAANQLTASEVVDAVQAQNSTSIGGLVGGPPAAGHQAYTYPLLVEDNGNLLSIEAFNNLIVGRSETGNLLLLKDVGEVRYGFNNYTSSAVDESNHDTISVAVFQTPDSNALDVADAVVQQLESFAANVPPGVTVKQVYNIGQFIESSVDGVIDALGLAIVLVLLILFLFLQNWRATVVPSLAIPISLVGTFAFIKVFGFSINQLTLLGLVLATGLVVDDAIVVIEAVSKNIEAGMKPRQAALACMGELFGALVATALVLMAVFVPVAFYPGSIGIIYQQFALTIAFSIAISAFNALTFSPMLSGLILKSGEAPTPKGWVWPVTGVIVGLAFGRFSAASFGSWTYLLGVVVGGLAGANLPLIFRVFNHQFGRLQSTYARLIATLIRTRRWVMVALGSGIVITALAFSALPSAFIPDEDQGYLAGIYQLQNGASLNQTEAMGAEIAAILKQEDDILNSNVISGYGFNGSSPDQGTILIGLKPLSERPGRKNSSFAIADRLNAQLSQLSSGMAVVGQPPAVPGFSAQGGFYFQFNDLTGSYSFNELNDEAQKLIKAGRESGMFSTLYTQFIPSAPAFELTINRAVMGALNVDYKEAMTTVASLAGGSYTGLTYENGQVRNVYLQAGAEQRADVNDILSYYVTSRDGELVQVSQFAQVELSSAPPIISHFNLYRTVLIQGAQAVGKSSGQALQTIQSLFSQQSFNNIGSAFTGLALLQLSAGNASVLVFGLGIVIVYLVLSAQYESYITPVIILATVPLAMLGALAFLAIRSIDLNIYAQVGLVTLIGLAAKNGILIVEVAEQHLEEGLSPTDAVVASAESRLRPILMTAIAALAGFLPLVVANGAGAQSQQSLGTVIFGGLVVATVLSLGVVPPFYVVIKGLEARWFGQNQQDESDDAAIAGAS, encoded by the coding sequence ATGGCGTTTTCCGACAACTTCATCAAGCGGCCGGTGCTCACCACGGTCTGCAGCATCCTGATCGTGCTGATGGGGGTGATTGCCATCCCCACCCTGCCGATCGCCAATCTGCCCAACATCGCGCCACCGCTGATTTCGGTGACGGCGAACTACAGCGGCGCCAATTCCCTGGTCACCGAGCAAGCGGTCACCAACCCGATCGAAGAGCAGATCAACGGCGTGCCGGGCGCGTCCTACATCGCCTCCACCAGCAACATGGAGGGGCAGAGCATCATTCAGGTCTACTTCGACGAGACCACCGACATCGACATCAACCAGGTGAACGTGCAGAACCGCGTGTCCCTGGCGATGCCACAGCTACCACCCCAGGTGTCCAACACCGGCGTGTCAGTGCAGCAGTCGACACCGTCGATCCTGCTCGCATACCAGGTGTCGTCAACCGAAGGCCAATACGACGCCGCCTATCTGAATGGACTTGTCTACGAAGAGCTTTATTACCCCTTGGAACGGGTGCCTGGAGTCGCCAATGTGAACATCCTGGGCGGCAGCACCCCCGCCTACTGGCTGTTCGTCGACCCCGACAAACTGGCGGCCAATCAACTCACCGCCAGTGAAGTGGTGGACGCCGTGCAAGCCCAGAACAGCACCTCCATCGGTGGCCTGGTGGGCGGCCCCCCCGCTGCAGGCCATCAGGCCTACACCTACCCCTTGCTGGTGGAGGACAACGGCAACCTGCTCTCGATCGAGGCGTTCAACAACCTGATCGTCGGCCGCAGCGAAACCGGCAACCTGCTGCTGCTGAAGGATGTGGGTGAAGTTCGCTACGGCTTCAACAACTACACCAGCTCCGCTGTCGACGAATCGAACCACGACACCATCTCCGTCGCCGTGTTCCAGACACCAGACAGCAATGCGCTGGATGTGGCCGACGCTGTGGTGCAACAGCTGGAGTCGTTCGCGGCGAACGTCCCACCCGGCGTGACCGTGAAGCAGGTGTACAACATCGGCCAGTTCATCGAATCCTCGGTGGATGGCGTGATCGATGCCCTGGGCCTGGCCATCGTGCTGGTGCTGCTGATCCTGTTCCTGTTCCTGCAGAACTGGCGCGCCACCGTGGTGCCCAGCCTGGCCATTCCGATCTCACTGGTGGGCACCTTCGCCTTCATCAAGGTGTTCGGCTTTTCGATCAATCAACTCACCCTGCTGGGGCTGGTGCTGGCCACGGGCCTGGTGGTGGACGACGCCATCGTGGTGATCGAGGCCGTGTCCAAGAACATCGAAGCGGGCATGAAGCCCCGGCAGGCGGCGCTGGCCTGCATGGGTGAACTGTTCGGCGCCCTGGTGGCCACGGCGCTGGTACTGATGGCCGTGTTTGTGCCGGTGGCCTTCTACCCCGGCAGCATCGGCATCATCTATCAGCAATTCGCGCTGACGATCGCCTTTTCGATCGCCATCTCGGCCTTCAATGCGCTCACCTTCTCGCCGATGCTCTCGGGCCTGATCCTCAAGAGTGGCGAAGCACCGACACCCAAAGGCTGGGTGTGGCCGGTGACCGGCGTGATCGTGGGCCTGGCCTTCGGACGCTTCAGCGCCGCCTCCTTCGGCAGCTGGACCTACCTGCTCGGCGTCGTGGTGGGAGGTCTGGCCGGCGCCAATCTGCCTTTGATCTTCCGAGTGTTCAACCACCAGTTCGGTCGCCTTCAAAGCACCTATGCCCGCTTGATCGCAACCCTGATCCGCACCCGGCGCTGGGTGATGGTGGCCCTGGGCAGCGGCATTGTGATCACCGCGTTGGCCTTCTCCGCCCTCCCCTCCGCCTTCATTCCCGATGAAGACCAGGGCTATCTCGCAGGGATCTATCAGCTGCAGAACGGCGCCTCCTTGAACCAGACCGAGGCGATGGGGGCGGAGATCGCCGCCATCCTCAAACAGGAAGACGACATCCTCAACTCCAATGTGATCAGCGGCTACGGCTTCAACGGCTCAAGCCCCGACCAGGGCACGATCCTGATCGGCCTGAAGCCGTTGAGTGAACGGCCCGGACGCAAGAACAGCTCCTTCGCCATCGCCGACCGGCTGAATGCCCAGCTCTCCCAGCTCAGCAGCGGCATGGCGGTGGTGGGACAGCCCCCGGCGGTGCCGGGCTTCTCAGCCCAAGGGGGCTTCTACTTCCAGTTCAATGACCTCACCGGCAGTTACAGCTTCAACGAGCTCAATGACGAAGCCCAGAAACTGATCAAGGCGGGGCGTGAGAGCGGCATGTTCTCCACCCTCTACACCCAGTTCATTCCCAGCGCGCCGGCCTTCGAACTCACGATCAATCGCGCCGTGATGGGTGCCCTGAATGTCGACTACAAGGAAGCGATGACCACCGTCGCCAGCCTGGCTGGTGGCAGCTACACGGGGCTGACCTACGAAAACGGCCAGGTCCGCAACGTCTACCTGCAGGCTGGCGCCGAGCAACGGGCCGACGTGAACGACATCCTCAGCTATTACGTCACAAGCCGCGATGGCGAACTGGTGCAGGTGTCACAGTTCGCGCAGGTGGAGCTGTCCAGCGCACCACCGATCATCAGCCACTTCAACCTCTACCGAACGGTGCTGATCCAGGGCGCCCAAGCCGTTGGCAAGAGCTCCGGGCAAGCACTGCAGACGATCCAGTCGCTGTTCAGCCAGCAGTCGTTCAACAACATCGGCTCAGCCTTCACCGGTTTGGCGTTGCTGCAGCTGTCGGCAGGCAATGCCAGCGTGCTGGTGTTTGGCCTGGGCATCGTGATCGTGTATCTGGTGCTGTCGGCCCAGTACGAGAGCTACATCACGCCGGTGATCATTCTTGCCACCGTGCCCCTGGCCATGCTCGGTGCCCTGGCGTTCCTGGCCATCCGCTCGATCGACCTGAACATCTACGCCCAGGTGGGGCTGGTGACACTGATCGGCCTGGCCGCCAAGAACGGCATCCTGATCGTGGAAGTGGCCGAACAACATCTGGAGGAAGGACTGTCGCCCACCGATGCGGTGGTGGCCTCGGCGGAATCGCGCTTGCGCCCCATCCTGATGACCGCCATCGCCGCCCTGGCTGGCTTTCTGCCCCTTGTGGTCGCCAACGGCGCCGGTGCCCAAAGCCAGCAATCGTTGGGCACGGTGATCTTCGGTGGTCTGGTGGTGGCCACCGTGCTTTCCCTGGGAGTCGTGCCGCCCTTTTATGTGGTGATCAAGGGGCTGGAGGCGCGGTGGTTCGGTCAAAACCAGCAGGATGAGAGCGACGACGCAGCAATCGCTGGTGCCAGCTGA
- a CDS encoding efflux RND transporter periplasmic adaptor subunit, translating into MRRPLLLSVLAATALLTSCGTPKAAQKIMTVQTATIRDATFQPSIQAISLLESTTTVSLRPETDGRVVKVLAKDGQRVKAGQPILVLDNVQLSAALDSALAQARTDKLNAERYQFLYENGAASAKQRDQYATQAIASRDQARTAAANLGYKFVRSPIDGVIGDLDTVKLGDYVEVGQAITGIVNNSTLWTLMQVPATRASDVAIGQTVKVASQTNPPVTGEGTVSFISPYFGISGNNQSPNTLMVKATFPNLSGQLKTGQFVKSEIVIGEKQALAVPVQAVFMQAQQPFVYVTVPLSRALPKIKASAAVPEAQKRKLAKLPATTPIVVQRAVTLGDLQNNLYPIQSGLKRGERVVVSNTALLSNGVPVKIATGSAKGASN; encoded by the coding sequence GTGCGGCGACCGCTCCTGCTTTCCGTCCTGGCCGCCACAGCCCTACTCACCAGCTGCGGGACACCCAAAGCAGCGCAGAAAATCATGACGGTGCAGACCGCCACGATCCGTGACGCCACCTTCCAGCCCAGCATCCAGGCCATCAGCCTGCTGGAGTCGACCACCACGGTGTCGCTGAGACCAGAAACCGACGGCCGCGTGGTGAAAGTGCTGGCCAAGGATGGGCAGCGGGTCAAGGCCGGCCAACCCATTCTGGTGCTCGACAACGTGCAGCTGAGCGCAGCACTGGATTCGGCACTGGCACAGGCCCGCACCGACAAACTCAACGCGGAGCGCTATCAGTTTCTCTACGAAAACGGCGCCGCTTCCGCAAAGCAACGAGACCAGTACGCCACCCAGGCCATCGCTTCCCGCGATCAGGCCCGCACCGCCGCGGCGAACCTCGGCTACAAATTTGTGCGCTCACCCATCGATGGCGTCATCGGCGATCTCGACACGGTGAAGCTGGGTGACTACGTGGAAGTCGGCCAGGCGATCACGGGCATCGTCAACAACTCCACCCTCTGGACCCTGATGCAGGTGCCCGCCACCCGCGCCAGTGATGTGGCCATCGGCCAGACCGTGAAGGTGGCCTCCCAGACAAACCCGCCGGTGACAGGTGAAGGCACCGTGAGTTTCATCTCTCCCTACTTCGGCATCAGTGGGAACAACCAGTCGCCGAACACGTTGATGGTGAAGGCCACCTTCCCCAACCTCAGCGGCCAACTGAAAACCGGTCAGTTTGTGAAAAGTGAAATCGTGATCGGCGAAAAGCAGGCCCTAGCGGTGCCGGTACAGGCGGTTTTTATGCAGGCCCAGCAACCCTTCGTGTATGTGACGGTGCCATTGAGCCGTGCCCTGCCCAAGATCAAGGCGTCGGCTGCCGTCCCCGAAGCCCAGAAGCGAAAGCTGGCCAAACTGCCCGCCACCACACCGATCGTGGTGCAGCGGGCCGTGACCCTGGGGGACCTGCAGAACAACCTTTATCCAATCCAGTCGGGGTTGAAACGGGGTGAACGGGTGGTGGTGAGCAACACCGCACTGCTTAGCAATGGCGTTCCGGTGAAGATCGCCACGGGATCCGCCAAGGGCGCCAGCAACTGA
- a CDS encoding DUF2811 domain-containing protein: MSWPDGGVDSEWLELRETPDGIPIHVSVENQMPEDLHRAMAAFIAEHPQWDQYRLVQSAIAGFLFQQGCKDPAVIRHYLGGLFRRESCSI, translated from the coding sequence TTGTCATGGCCTGATGGAGGCGTTGACAGCGAGTGGCTTGAGTTGCGCGAGACGCCTGATGGGATTCCCATCCATGTGAGTGTGGAAAATCAGATGCCGGAAGACCTCCACCGCGCCATGGCGGCGTTCATTGCCGAGCATCCCCAGTGGGATCAGTACCGGCTGGTGCAATCTGCGATCGCTGGTTTTCTGTTTCAGCAGGGATGCAAGGACCCTGCGGTGATTCGTCACTATCTGGGCGGATTGTTCCGCCGAGAGTCGTGCTCCATCTGA
- the mutT gene encoding 8-oxo-dGTP diphosphatase MutT: protein MPETAASLLLDWWQRFGRREPALKPWMFTPEGVWPLPEVLLDPYGIWIAEVMLQQTQLQVVLPYWQRWMQAFPTLAALAEADEQSVLLRWQGLGYYSRARRLHATARLLLALIDADPAELALWPQDLDSWLAFPGIGRSTAGGILSSAFNSPLAILDGNVRRVLARLMAHPRPPMRDQVLFWTWSEALIAAIPQRSRDLNQALMDLGATLCTPRNPSCHCCPWQASCAAYAASTPELYPVKEAPRSIPFQVIGVGVVLNGEGEVLIDQRLNEGLLGGMWEFPGGKQEPGEAIADTIRRELREELAIDVEVEQELITVEHAYSHKKLRFVVHRCRWLSGEPQPLASQQVRWVKPEELGNFPFPAANGRMIAALMDHLGLPSTL from the coding sequence GTGCCTGAAACCGCAGCGTCGCTGCTGCTCGATTGGTGGCAGCGCTTTGGCCGGCGGGAGCCCGCCTTGAAGCCCTGGATGTTCACGCCCGAGGGTGTATGGCCGTTGCCGGAGGTGTTGCTGGATCCCTACGGCATCTGGATCGCGGAGGTGATGCTCCAGCAGACCCAGCTGCAGGTGGTGTTGCCTTACTGGCAGCGATGGATGCAAGCCTTCCCGACGCTCGCGGCCCTGGCTGAAGCCGATGAGCAGTCTGTGCTGTTGCGCTGGCAAGGCCTTGGCTATTACTCGCGCGCACGTCGTCTGCATGCCACGGCACGATTGCTGTTGGCTCTGATCGACGCTGATCCCGCGGAGCTGGCCCTCTGGCCCCAGGATCTCGACAGCTGGCTGGCCTTCCCGGGGATTGGTCGCAGTACTGCAGGCGGCATCTTGTCGTCGGCGTTCAACAGTCCGCTGGCGATTCTTGATGGCAATGTCCGTCGCGTGCTGGCGCGCTTGATGGCCCATCCGCGGCCGCCCATGCGTGATCAGGTGTTGTTCTGGACCTGGAGTGAGGCGCTGATTGCGGCCATTCCCCAGCGCAGTCGTGATCTCAACCAGGCCCTGATGGATCTGGGCGCCACCCTGTGCACGCCGCGCAATCCCTCCTGCCACTGTTGTCCCTGGCAGGCCAGCTGCGCTGCTTACGCTGCGAGCACTCCTGAGCTCTATCCCGTGAAAGAGGCGCCCCGCAGCATTCCCTTCCAGGTGATCGGTGTCGGCGTGGTGCTCAATGGGGAGGGTGAGGTGTTGATCGATCAGCGGCTCAATGAAGGCTTGCTGGGTGGTATGTGGGAATTTCCTGGGGGGAAGCAGGAGCCTGGTGAGGCCATTGCTGACACCATCCGCCGCGAGTTACGGGAGGAGTTGGCGATTGATGTGGAGGTGGAGCAGGAACTGATCACCGTGGAGCATGCCTACAGCCACAAAAAGCTGCGCTTTGTGGTGCATCGCTGCCGATGGCTTTCAGGCGAACCCCAGCCCCTGGCCAGTCAGCAGGTGCGCTGGGTGAAGCCTGAGGAGCTTGGCAACTTTCCCTTTCCTGCGGCCAATGGCCGGATGATTGCAGCGCTGATGGATCACCTTGGGCTGCCGTCGACCCTCTAG
- a CDS encoding carbohydrate kinase translates to MAMRAGGAPQVLCLGEALVDRLGPLGGDPATAAPADCDDRLGGAPANVACALARLGTPVGFIGRLGLDGIGDSFRELLANRGVDLRGLQSDAHRPSRVVLVRRDASGERVFQGFTGDAGECFADQALDAQSLGLVWSALVDQALWLLIGTIPLATEASAQTLEAAVQQAAASGVRLALDVNWRPTFWDAAADPAAGPGPDQLARMRPLLEQAALIKLAREEAEWLFSSSDPEVISGGLPQKPDVLVTDGGQPVRWCMAGHRGSMPVLPPPRVVDTTGAGDAFTAGLLHQLVALTPSAGQPLRLSEAVVKQVVRYAAACGALVCAGPGGIDPQPLPSRVMQFLEQLDD, encoded by the coding sequence ATGGCCATGCGTGCTGGCGGTGCTCCCCAGGTGCTTTGTCTGGGTGAGGCTCTGGTGGATCGATTGGGTCCCCTGGGCGGTGACCCCGCCACGGCTGCGCCGGCGGACTGCGACGACCGCTTGGGGGGAGCTCCAGCCAATGTGGCCTGTGCCCTGGCGCGGCTCGGAACGCCGGTGGGCTTCATCGGTCGCCTGGGGCTTGATGGCATCGGCGACAGTTTCCGCGAGCTCCTCGCCAATCGCGGCGTGGACCTGCGCGGCTTGCAAAGTGACGCTCACCGGCCCAGCCGCGTGGTGTTGGTAAGAAGAGACGCCTCCGGTGAACGGGTGTTTCAGGGCTTCACCGGCGATGCGGGCGAGTGCTTCGCGGATCAGGCCCTTGATGCCCAGAGCCTCGGGCTGGTGTGGTCTGCCCTGGTGGATCAGGCGTTGTGGCTGCTGATCGGCACGATTCCCCTGGCCACCGAGGCCTCAGCCCAGACTCTCGAGGCGGCGGTGCAGCAGGCTGCGGCATCGGGGGTGCGTCTCGCGCTGGATGTGAACTGGCGCCCCACCTTCTGGGATGCCGCTGCCGATCCCGCTGCGGGTCCCGGGCCTGATCAGCTGGCGCGGATGCGCCCACTGCTGGAGCAGGCGGCTCTGATCAAGCTGGCGCGCGAGGAAGCCGAGTGGTTGTTCAGCAGCAGCGATCCGGAGGTGATCAGTGGGGGTCTGCCGCAGAAGCCCGATGTGCTGGTCACCGATGGTGGTCAGCCGGTGCGTTGGTGCATGGCCGGCCATCGCGGTTCGATGCCGGTGTTGCCACCGCCACGGGTGGTGGACACCACGGGAGCCGGTGATGCTTTCACGGCTGGGCTGCTGCATCAGCTGGTGGCACTGACGCCTTCGGCCGGGCAGCCGCTGCGGCTCAGCGAAGCGGTGGTGAAACAGGTGGTGCGTTACGCGGCGGCCTGTGGTGCTTTGGTTTGCGCGGGTCCCGGAGGCATTGATCCCCAGCCCTTGCCCAGCCGGGTGATGCAGTTTCTCGAGCAGCTCGACGACTGA
- a CDS encoding carbohydrate kinase family protein, which translates to MECLCLGGVCTDLVCQPISALPAQGQLIETDGMELSLGGCAANTAVNLARLGVRTGIAACIGEDFFGAFIRQTLEAAGIDTAGLVHATDASSASAAVINVRKEDRRFIAHAGANRLLTPAMVPEGLIESAAVLYIGGFLMLDGLESPEMLRRLAQARSAGTRIVLDVVQVADANAMARLRAILPFVDVFLPNNDEAAALTGCRHPWEQADAFRAAGAHTVVITSGQRGAHLVSDNTRLHIGAYNTDFVGSTGAGDAFAAGFIAALLDDQDLPTCLCWGSALGASCVRSSSATGSVFSRDEALQFIASHPLAVEAF; encoded by the coding sequence ATGGAATGCCTCTGCCTTGGCGGCGTCTGCACTGATCTGGTCTGCCAGCCGATTTCGGCGTTACCGGCGCAGGGGCAGCTAATCGAAACCGACGGAATGGAGCTCAGCCTCGGCGGCTGCGCCGCCAACACCGCCGTCAATCTGGCCCGATTGGGTGTGCGCACGGGCATCGCCGCCTGCATTGGAGAGGATTTCTTCGGTGCTTTCATTCGTCAGACGCTTGAGGCAGCGGGTATCGACACCGCCGGCTTAGTGCACGCAACGGACGCCTCCAGCGCCAGCGCAGCCGTGATCAACGTGCGCAAAGAGGACCGCCGCTTCATCGCCCACGCTGGCGCCAACCGACTGTTGACACCCGCCATGGTCCCGGAGGGTCTGATCGAATCGGCTGCCGTGCTCTACATCGGCGGATTCCTGATGCTGGATGGCCTTGAGAGCCCGGAGATGCTGCGGCGACTGGCGCAGGCCCGATCAGCCGGCACGCGCATCGTGCTCGATGTGGTGCAAGTGGCGGATGCGAACGCCATGGCCCGGCTCAGGGCCATCCTTCCTTTCGTAGACGTGTTTCTGCCCAACAACGACGAAGCTGCTGCGCTGACGGGCTGCCGCCACCCCTGGGAGCAAGCCGATGCCTTCCGAGCCGCAGGCGCTCACACGGTGGTGATCACGTCAGGACAGCGAGGCGCCCACCTAGTGAGTGACAACACGCGCTTGCACATCGGTGCCTACAACACGGACTTTGTCGGCAGCACCGGTGCGGGCGATGCCTTCGCTGCCGGCTTCATCGCAGCGCTCCTGGACGACCAAGACCTGCCCACCTGCCTGTGCTGGGGCAGCGCCCTGGGAGCCAGCTGCGTGCGCAGCAGCTCAGCCACCGGCAGCGTGTTCAGCCGTGACGAGGCGCTGCAGTTCATCGCCAGTCACCCACTTGCGGTGGAAGCGTTTTGA
- the tsaE gene encoding tRNA (adenosine(37)-N6)-threonylcarbamoyltransferase complex ATPase subunit type 1 TsaE, whose amino-acid sequence MELNICRDAEASGSLAIQSTDRSWDLEDLEATRALGRWLVEQPDRPSLLLLKGPLGAGKTSLVQGIAAALDIDEPITSPTFALSQHYPQGSPPLVHLDLYRLEHSAAANDLFLQEEEEALGMGALLVVEWPERLSLTLADAWTLTLAHHSDGGRRATLMR is encoded by the coding sequence GTGGAGTTGAATATCTGCAGAGACGCCGAGGCTTCGGGCTCGCTTGCGATTCAATCTACTGATCGGTCCTGGGACTTAGAGGACCTGGAGGCCACCCGCGCGCTGGGCCGCTGGCTGGTGGAACAGCCGGATCGACCGTCCCTGCTGTTGCTGAAAGGTCCTCTCGGCGCCGGCAAAACCTCGCTCGTCCAAGGCATCGCCGCAGCGCTGGACATTGATGAACCGATCACCAGCCCCACCTTCGCGTTGTCCCAGCACTACCCGCAGGGTTCGCCGCCGCTGGTGCATCTGGATCTGTACCGGCTGGAACACTCGGCGGCCGCCAACGATCTGTTTCTGCAGGAGGAAGAGGAAGCGCTTGGCATGGGAGCCCTATTGGTGGTGGAGTGGCCGGAACGGCTCAGCCTGACGTTGGCGGACGCCTGGACGTTGACGCTGGCCCATCACAGCGATGGGGGGCGGCGCGCCACGTTGATGCGCTGA
- the ahcY gene encoding adenosylhomocysteinase: protein MVAAPTSAAELKLGVDCVIADINQADFGRKELDIAETEMPGLMALREKYGSEKPLKGARIAGSLHMTIQTAVLIETLVELGAEVRWASCNIFSTQDHAAAAIAARNIPVFAVKGETLEEYWEYTHRILEWGDGGSPNMILDDGGDATGLVMLGSKAEQDITVLDNPGNEEETFLFASIKKKLAQDPSFYSRTKAQIQGVTEETTTGVARLYKMQKSGELPFPAINVNDSVTKSKFDNLYGCRESLVDSIKRATDVMVAGKQALVIGYGDVGKGSAQSLRGLGATVCIAEVDPICALQAAMEGYRVVRLEDVVEEMDIFVTATGNYQVIRNEHLVKMKDEAIVCNIGHFDNEIDVASLKNYEWENIKPQVDHITLPSGNRIILLAEGRLVNLGCATGHPSFVMSNSFTNQVLAQIELFTKGDEYGKEVYVLPKHLDEMVARLHLGRIGAKLTELSKDQADYINVPVEGPYKPDHYRY, encoded by the coding sequence ATGGTGGCAGCGCCCACGTCCGCGGCTGAGCTGAAGCTCGGCGTCGATTGCGTCATCGCAGATATCAACCAGGCCGACTTCGGCCGCAAAGAGCTCGACATTGCCGAGACCGAAATGCCCGGTCTGATGGCGCTGCGTGAGAAGTACGGCAGCGAGAAGCCCCTGAAGGGTGCCCGCATCGCCGGCTCCCTGCACATGACGATTCAGACCGCCGTTCTTATCGAAACCCTGGTGGAGCTGGGCGCTGAAGTGCGCTGGGCCTCCTGCAACATCTTCTCCACCCAGGACCACGCCGCTGCAGCCATCGCAGCTCGCAACATCCCGGTCTTCGCGGTGAAGGGCGAGACCCTGGAGGAGTACTGGGAGTACACCCACCGCATCCTCGAGTGGGGTGACGGTGGCTCCCCCAACATGATTCTGGATGACGGTGGCGATGCCACCGGCCTGGTGATGCTGGGTAGCAAGGCCGAGCAGGACATCACCGTTCTGGATAACCCCGGCAACGAAGAGGAGACCTTCCTGTTCGCCTCGATCAAGAAGAAGCTGGCCCAGGACCCCAGCTTTTACTCGCGCACCAAGGCTCAGATTCAGGGTGTGACTGAGGAGACCACCACGGGTGTGGCGCGTCTCTACAAGATGCAGAAGAGCGGTGAGCTGCCCTTCCCCGCCATCAACGTCAACGACTCGGTCACCAAGAGCAAGTTCGACAACCTCTACGGCTGCCGCGAGTCCCTGGTGGACAGCATCAAGCGCGCCACCGATGTGATGGTGGCCGGCAAGCAGGCCCTGGTGATCGGCTATGGCGATGTGGGTAAGGGTTCGGCCCAGTCCCTGCGTGGTCTTGGTGCCACCGTCTGCATTGCGGAAGTGGATCCCATCTGCGCCCTGCAGGCCGCCATGGAGGGCTACCGCGTCGTCCGTCTCGAAGATGTGGTCGAGGAGATGGACATCTTCGTGACCGCCACCGGCAACTACCAGGTGATTCGCAACGAGCACCTGGTGAAGATGAAGGATGAGGCGATCGTCTGCAACATCGGTCACTTCGACAACGAGATCGATGTCGCCTCTCTCAAAAACTACGAGTGGGAGAACATCAAGCCGCAGGTCGATCACATCACCCTGCCCAGCGGTAACCGGATCATCCTGCTGGCGGAAGGCCGTCTGGTGAACCTGGGCTGCGCCACCGGCCACCCCAGCTTCGTGATGAGCAACTCCTTCACCAACCAGGTGCTGGCTCAGATCGAGCTGTTCACCAAGGGCGACGAGTACGGCAAAGAGGTGTACGTGCTGCCCAAGCACCTCGATGAGATGGTGGCCCGCCTCCACCTTGGTCGCATCGGCGCCAAGCTCACCGAGCTCAGCAAGGATCAGGCCGACTACATCAACGTGCCGGTGGAAGGTCCCTACAAGCCCGATCACTACCGCTACTGA
- a CDS encoding DedA family protein, producing MGLTEFVTQLPEWIGQAVEANPWAGYAAIFAAMFLENLFPPIPSELIMPLGGFYVQQGQLQLIPVVLAGLLGTVLGALPWYGIGRLINEERIEHWLGRHGRWIGISPEELGRSRRWFNRYGTALVFWGRLVPGIRTLISVPAGIELMPITPFLIWTTAGSLIWTLLLTVAGMVLGEGYSNVETLIDPISKGIKVVLVIAVLAGGIWLGLRIWRRRNAAD from the coding sequence ATGGGGCTCACCGAATTTGTCACTCAACTGCCGGAGTGGATCGGTCAGGCGGTTGAAGCCAATCCCTGGGCTGGGTATGCCGCAATCTTCGCGGCGATGTTTCTAGAAAATCTGTTCCCGCCTATCCCTTCAGAGCTGATCATGCCCCTGGGGGGCTTCTACGTGCAGCAGGGACAGCTGCAGTTGATTCCCGTTGTTCTGGCTGGCTTGCTGGGCACCGTGCTGGGGGCGCTGCCCTGGTACGGCATCGGTCGCTTAATCAACGAGGAGCGCATTGAGCATTGGCTCGGTCGTCATGGGCGTTGGATCGGCATCAGCCCGGAAGAACTGGGACGCAGCCGTCGCTGGTTCAACCGCTATGGCACGGCTCTTGTGTTCTGGGGTCGGCTTGTGCCCGGCATCCGCACCCTGATCTCCGTGCCGGCGGGCATTGAGCTGATGCCGATCACCCCGTTCCTGATCTGGACCACGGCCGGCAGCCTGATCTGGACCTTGCTGCTCACTGTGGCCGGCATGGTCCTGGGTGAGGGTTACAGCAATGTGGAAACCCTGATCGACCCGATCAGCAAAGGAATCAAGGTGGTGCTGGTGATCGCAGTGCTCGCCGGGGGCATCTGGCTTGGCTTGCGCATCTGGCGTCGTCGCAACGCCGCTGATTGA